The genomic stretch TCCACAGCGTAGAGTGAAGTTGGCGGTATCTGTATACTTCCTTTTCCTGCATAAAAGGTGGTAAAACCCTTGTTAATCTAAGAAAACAGAACTAGAGCGTGCTCTATCAACATAGTCAACTCAGATTTCCATTAAGCGCTTTCACCTAATCCATCTAGATATTTGAGCATAACCGCACTTAATAGAAATCTATAGCTTCTCAATAAATTATATATGGAAAATAGAAGTGCAACAGCAATAAGATGCCAATCCAAATTATCCAACGCAACAACACTGAGCTTGCGTGTGTCATCAGCAACCCTATTCTAAGTGTTGAAGGCAGTTTATCTCGGCCCGCCATGATTAATTTCAGATGACTCCACGGCCAGCATGGCAGTCCTATTGGTCTCTTGACTTGAGGTATGTAAAACGTCAAGTTGAGTGCCTTTAGCCACACAATCTTCGCCCATCTATCTAAGGTTGTATCACGCACACAGAAGCTCACATTTGCTTCTCAAAGTACATGAAAAATCCCAGACTAAGATATGGGGAGAAAAAGTTGCTGAGGAACACTACCTCTGCTGCTCCTTGATAAAATTAAGGGCAAGTGCCTCTATTGGACCAATTGTCCTATCTTTCGGCACCTCAAATATAGTCTGATCGAAATCCTCCGGAGCTCCCTCAAACGGTGAGATCTGCATGAAGAGaatgaatgttttgaaattCAACAgctaacaaaagaagaacaagtTAAGTGCCCTTGATCAGTTTCGTTCCCCAAAAAGCAAGATGACTCTGCTAGCGAAAAGAGCCCATCCTACACATCACTCCCCACTAAATCTCCATACTTTTCCCAACCCAAAATATCTCATTTCCGAATCTTTTCAAGTTTCTCATGTATGGTGCAGAAGAAAGACTAATCCATTTTGCAACTAGACCCTATCAATAGTGCCCTCAGATCTGCACTCCTTTTCCAACTACGACGCTATTTCCTTAAAGATAAATATGTGAAGAATACATAATTAAGAGATAAAGCATAACTGCACAGAGAAAAAGCATACTACTAGTGCATCATAATGAAGCCCATCATAAACCAGCATGACCCTCTCACTGTACCTCATTTCCTGTCATATAGCAAGCGAAAAACGTTCAGTCATGTCCAATATTCAGAAAAGAAGGGACAATATCCCCATGAGATACTCATGCTTCTCGTTCTAAGACATAGTTTCTTTAATGCTCTGTACCTGACCATACAGATCACAGCGTGTTGTCTGGATGTCATATGCCGCTATTTCACGTTCATAGTAGTCTGCTAGTATTGAAAGTTCAATAGCACCTACCAAGGACGATATGCATTGTCAGATTTAGACAGTAGGTTAAGATTCAAAAACCTGGAAGAATCAATTAACTTGCACATGGTTATTCATTTGCTACCAACTCATGTGCAAAGATTAAGTCACGTATGGCATAAAGCGATGGACATAGATAAAGATCATGTTTGAAGTACTTGAGAAGTCTATCTATCCCCGTGCGTAACATAAAAAAGATAGCAAACAGCAATCTTGACCTCTTCTGTTTACTGTATCATCACTATTTCTATCTTCCTTTCCCTATcattaacagaaaaaaaaagagtatgcCTGCTTTTCATCAACAAACCTCCCCACTTCTCTGAGTCTTGAATCCAAGCACAATATACTTCATTTGGCTTTCCCAGAAATGCTTCTGAATATTTCTCGGGATCACTTGCTACAGTAGCAGCAATGACCTTCGTAAACCTAAAGATGAGATGTTAAGAAACGAATGACGtgtgaaaagaagaaagcataGAAGTACACATCTTGATGTAAATGCTAGCTAGTGTATGAAGCGGGCAATAAACCACTCATAACGAATTGACTATTGCAGATGCCAGCAACACAGGATATATACCAAATAAATGATCAAATAACAGTCACAATGTATAATATCAAATGGTAGATGGTATCAAGCCCTAAAGAATGTATAGAGTCCATGTGttccatctctccctctcctcttcCTGCAATTAAACTATAGTAACATGCATCACATATGTGGGTTGAAGAATGTACAACATGTTCTGCAATAAGCTGGCACTATAAAACTTAGGCTGATATCTTAAATTGCTTGAGCATGCAGAGGAAGGCAGCCAACTTAGACAAGAGGTTCGAAAAGGAATGGCCACCCAAAATGAAACAGTGTATTTCTTTTACAGAGCTTCATGAGGGAATATGGTAATGCTGGTAAAACTGATCTGGAAAGACACTTCATTTAAcaagttggaagagaaaaaagaaactttggATATCACAATGACATATGAGGAAATGAAAGGCACAAGCAGACTAGAGAGTACAAGCACATAAGAACTGAAAGGTAAAGATAACTGTCTTTTTTCTCTACCTTACTGCCACTAACCAATATTGAATTCACATATCAGACTAGAAGATGggtgaaaaacagaaaaagtatGTCACCTGTCTTAACTCATGggtgaaaaacagaaaaagtatGTCACCTGTCTTAACTCAGGAGCCTTGGTTTTGTCATGGTCCATGAGATACCTATattggaggaaaagaaagatgaaggcCCCAATCTGAAATTCATCCTTTGACGAGAAGACTTAAAGTCATAAAGGATTCTAGGCATAACATTTACCCAACAGCATTAAAGAGGCAACTGTTGTCTGAGGGAATGACCCTTCTAGTGATGATACCTTCCATGGAAGATATATATGTCCAACTGGAAATAACCACAAAAATCATTAAATATCAAATTGAAGCCCGCTGTCTGACAGAGCCATATGACTGCATCATCATCATATCCACAAAAGCAGACAATGGTCAAGAAGTTTAAACTGCCTAAAGTAATGAAGAACAGCTGCGTAAGAAACCCAAAAGCTAGCAAatgcagaaaaatcaaaatccatGCAAGAACTACATAACACTAGAGATGCATATCCACAGTTCATGTAACTTACGATTTGCAAAATGAACTCATGAATGACAACATCatcaaaaacaataaaaaaaagatgcaaGTATCCAATGGACCGAAATGATAGAACAATCATATCAACCAAGACGCACAGCCCAGATCGATTCAGATTGACTACAGTACTTGCAATAACAAAAGACATGTGCTGGGTTATTCATAAGCTCATGGAACAAGAAAGACCACCAAGATCAATCACAGATAATAATCATGAGAACAGAACAGATATCCAAGGGATATAAATTATAGCTTCTTTCAAGCAAGATGCTCTTGCTTTGCGCTACCCAGTCTCTCTATTCGGACTTGCTACAATTCCTACGATGACCTGTAACATGAGCCGGGTTATTCATACGTAATGGAACACGAAAAACAACTAAAATCAATCCTGAAAGAACAGACATCCAATGGATTCGAATGATGAAACAACACTATCAGTTAAGATGCTTTAGCTTCGCACAACCCAGTTTCAATTTAGATTTACTACGACCCCAACAATCACCAACACCATTTGCTGGATCATAAAAATCCCAGGGAACTAAAAAGACGACTGAAATGAATCTCGAAGTAATCATTACAActgaacagaaataaaaaaggagcaATTCACAACatcaaaggagaaaaaagaaggagcacaaaagcaagaaaaaccCACCAAAACCAAGATCCAAAGCCCACCTAGAAGGCACCCGATTGGCGTGCAGCGAGATATAATTCCAATGGAACCTCAAAACAAGACCACAccagaaacaaaaagaaggcGACCCACCAACAAATTCAGGCGATAACTATCGCGAATAATGGACAGAAGGAAGAACATGAATATTATCCGACAACAAAGATAAAGATCATGTGGAAGGCTCTAGATCTCAAACAG from Rhodamnia argentea isolate NSW1041297 chromosome 2, ASM2092103v1, whole genome shotgun sequence encodes the following:
- the LOC115750000 gene encoding OVARIAN TUMOR DOMAIN-containing deubiquitinating enzyme 2, translated to MEGIITRRVIPSDNSCLFNAVGYLMDHDKTKAPELRQVIAATVASDPEKYSEAFLGKPNEVYCAWIQDSEKWGGAIELSILADYYEREIAAYDIQTTRCDLYGQEMRYSERVMLVYDGLHYDALVISPFEGAPEDFDQTIFEVPKDRTIGPIEALALNFIKEQQRKRKYTDTANFTLRCGVCQIGVVGQKEAAEHAQATGHVNFQEYR